The genome window CACGCCCGGCGAAATCCTCGCCGCCATGACCGACAATCAGGTCGGCGGACAAGCCTATGACCAGGCCTGGCCCGAACGCGCCAAGCAGACCATGTGGTAGGGCATCGAGCGCTCCCCGACCACAATCGCGTCCCTCAGGCTACTCGCCGCACACACCGCGGTCCGCGCCCTCCATGACTGTCACCACGCGGTCATGCATATTCTCTACGAGCACCGCCAAACCGACCAAAAAGGGCCAAGAGAATGACGCTGAAATTTGTGGTGATGAGCGACCTCCATCTGCTGCCGGATGGCGAGCTGTCGCTGACGCTCGATACCGCCGACCGCCTGGAGCGCGCCGTGGATGCCGTGGTGGCCCGCTATGGCGATGCCGATTTCTGCGTCCTGGCCGGCGACCTGGCCGATACCGGCAATCCGGCCGCATACGAACGCCTCAAATCCATCATCGCGCGCCTGCCCATCCCGGTTCACATCACCCTGGGCAACCACGACGATCGGCCCACTTTCCTCAATGCCTTCGGCGCCCATTTCGCCGCCGAAACCGGCAAGATCGACAAGGTCATCGATATCAAGGGCTACCGCGTCATCCTGCTCGATTCGTCCGAGCCGGGCCGGGTCGATGGCGTGCTGGAAGCCGCCCAGATCGAATGGCTGGTGGCGCGGCTGGCCGAAGCGGCGGATCGCCCGGTCATCGTCATTCTCCACCACAATGCCAATGCGCTTCATATCCACGCCGATACGATCCGCATTCTCGAGCCCGATGCCTTCGTCGCCGCCCTCAAGACTCATCCCGATATCCGCCAGGTCATTGCCGGCCACGTCCACCTCACCTCCACGGCCATCTGGCATGGCCTGCCCTTCACCACCCTGGCCGGCGGCCATTATTCGGTGAGTTTCGAGGTCGACCGCCCCGAGGCGCCACTGCGCCGCATCAGCGGCCCCGGCCAGATGGCCGTCGTCGTCGGCACGCCCGACCGCACCACCGTCCTGTTCGACGATTTCATCGACGGCAATGCCGATATCGACACCATCCGGGAATAAACGGAGCCAGCCCGGGCCTTCCGTTCCATCATCGCCACCCGGCTTGCCCGGGTGGTCCATCCCGGGTGCAGATTCCAGCGCACTTTCCACAAAGCCGAAACTTAGCCTCTTGACCCCCAAAGGGGTTTTGTGGTCTATCCGCGCCACTGGATCGGACTAGCGCTGATCCACCCGGAGAGATGGGCGTATAGCTCAGCGGGAGAGCACTACGTTGACATCGTAGGGGTCACAAGTTCGATCCTTGTTACGCCCACCATCTCTTCACTTTCGCCTTGCGGCGATGGGAGTATAGCTCAGCGGGAGAGCATTCGCTTCACACGCGAAGGGTCACAAGTTCAATCCTTGTTACTCCCACCATTTTCTCTTTTTGTTGCCCGGCCAAAGTGGCAAGAAAACGCCGCTAGTCCGCAGCGTGGTTGTACATTCCTGCAAAGGAAAATCCCCGCCGGGGCGGGGATGTTGTAGCCTCTACGCTTGGCCTCAGGCCGCCAGCAACCGCTCGACCTCGTTCACCAGGTCCTTGAGATGAAACGGCTTGCTCAGCACCGAGGCATCCTTAGGCGCGTCGCTGTCCGGGTTCAGCGCCACGGCGGCAAAGCCGGTGATGAACATCACCTTCAAGTCAGGGTCCAGTTCCGTCGCCCGCCGCGCCAGCTCGATTCCGTCCATTTCCGGCATCACGATATCGCTGAGCAACAACGCAAATGGCTCCTCGCGCAGTCGTTCATAGGCCGATAAGCCATTGTCAAAGCTCACCACTTCATAGCCGGCATTCTTGAGCGCACGCGTCAGGAACTGGCGCATGTCGTTATCATCTTCGGCGAGCAGGATTCGCTTCATCAATCTCTCCGGCCACACG of Devosia yakushimensis contains these proteins:
- a CDS encoding phosphodiesterase, with the protein product MTLKFVVMSDLHLLPDGELSLTLDTADRLERAVDAVVARYGDADFCVLAGDLADTGNPAAYERLKSIIARLPIPVHITLGNHDDRPTFLNAFGAHFAAETGKIDKVIDIKGYRVILLDSSEPGRVDGVLEAAQIEWLVARLAEAADRPVIVILHHNANALHIHADTIRILEPDAFVAALKTHPDIRQVIAGHVHLTSTAIWHGLPFTTLAGGHYSVSFEVDRPEAPLRRISGPGQMAVVVGTPDRTTVLFDDFIDGNADIDTIRE
- the cpdR gene encoding cell cycle two-component system response regulator CpdR — its product is MKRILLAEDDNDMRQFLTRALKNAGYEVVSFDNGLSAYERLREEPFALLLSDIVMPEMDGIELARRATELDPDLKVMFITGFAAVALNPDSDAPKDASVLSKPFHLKDLVNEVERLLAA